Proteins from a single region of Runella sp. SP2:
- a CDS encoding sensor histidine kinase encodes MRKLPNKISGLVGLLLIMKSAISIAQTSTFLPLQPEKLKYAQEVESEALAKKDTLLMAEAYYLYGKIHVAAHDYLKAKDYFMQSLRIMEKHRDLEKIGRLYLYLSELEILQARNTEALKYGRLAFSYFQRSGSPKRIAAGYHRMAAIYIVIYKSNVHDNLKKSLHDSVLYYCKRGERMAYELKDTMSIADASDRLGDFYRYQKSRRALNYYQIALKCYQVLGHKHNEALIMQKLATTHLAMSQPDKAYESAKEAETIYNKLSIRETQTEKEFAAFFEEYYRGKKDWQNAHKQLKILFDIERNQLLADRDGAVSRLAVEYETEKKEVQLKNQHNELELSKQIQQNQRRFLAALSILFLVATVATTVFYQLFRKNQRLSQQNATLVREQNHRVKNNLQLVSSLLSLQANRLTDEAAKTAVEESQLRIEVMAILQRKLYDGDQLAMVNMSEFIKELVGIALQSFGYEQTKVDYDMALSLLIAADPALRIGLIVNELVANACKYAFPKNPNPIFGIACTLQNQQLTLKVTDNGPGFQGVENRKNQTFGMRLIQIQVQQLKGTYRFKKEQGSIFEMECKV; translated from the coding sequence ATGAGAAAACTCCCCAATAAAATTAGTGGCTTGGTTGGCTTACTTCTAATAATGAAGAGTGCTATCAGTATTGCTCAGACCTCAACTTTTCTCCCGCTCCAGCCCGAAAAACTCAAATATGCCCAAGAGGTAGAGAGCGAAGCATTGGCCAAAAAAGATACATTACTGATGGCGGAGGCTTACTATTTGTACGGGAAAATACACGTGGCAGCTCATGATTACTTGAAAGCTAAAGATTACTTCATGCAATCGCTTAGAATCATGGAAAAGCACAGGGATTTAGAAAAAATAGGTCGTTTATATCTTTATCTTTCTGAGCTGGAAATTCTACAGGCGCGTAATACAGAAGCTTTGAAGTATGGACGTTTGGCATTTAGCTATTTTCAGCGATCGGGTTCCCCAAAGCGTATAGCAGCAGGATACCATCGTATGGCGGCAATTTATATAGTAATTTATAAAAGCAATGTGCATGATAATCTTAAAAAATCCTTACATGACAGTGTATTGTATTACTGTAAAAGAGGCGAAAGAATGGCATATGAGCTAAAAGACACGATGTCAATTGCTGATGCAAGTGATAGACTAGGGGATTTTTATAGATATCAGAAGAGCCGAAGGGCACTCAACTATTATCAAATAGCCTTAAAATGCTATCAAGTATTGGGACACAAACACAACGAAGCGCTTATAATGCAAAAATTGGCAACTACTCATTTGGCTATGAGTCAGCCAGATAAGGCATATGAGTCAGCTAAGGAAGCCGAAACGATATATAATAAACTAAGTATTAGAGAGACCCAAACCGAAAAGGAGTTTGCTGCTTTTTTTGAAGAATACTACAGGGGCAAAAAAGATTGGCAAAACGCACATAAACAATTAAAAATATTATTTGACATTGAGCGTAATCAACTTTTGGCTGATCGCGATGGAGCGGTTTCGCGCCTCGCTGTTGAATACGAAACCGAGAAAAAAGAAGTACAACTTAAAAATCAGCACAATGAGCTGGAGCTAAGTAAGCAAATCCAGCAAAATCAACGTCGCTTCTTGGCAGCTTTGTCTATTTTGTTTTTGGTAGCTACTGTAGCAACGACGGTTTTCTATCAGCTTTTTCGCAAGAACCAACGGCTTAGTCAACAAAACGCGACATTGGTACGGGAGCAGAATCACCGTGTGAAAAACAATTTGCAATTGGTATCAAGCTTGTTAAGTTTACAGGCAAATCGCCTCACTGATGAAGCAGCAAAAACAGCCGTGGAAGAGAGCCAGCTACGAATTGAGGTCATGGCGATATTGCAGCGTAAACTTTATGATGGCGATCAGTTGGCTATGGTAAATATGTCAGAATTTATAAAGGAATTGGTAGGGATAGCTCTACAATCTTTTGGGTATGAACAAACAAAAGTAGATTATGACATGGCACTTTCTCTTCTAATTGCGGCCGACCCTGCTTTGAGAATAGGTTTGATTGTTAACGAGCTTGTCGCTAATGCCTGCAAGTATGCGTTTCCCAAAAATCCGAATCCGATTTTTGGGATAGCATGTACTCTACAAAATCAACAACTTACCCTCAAAGTTACGGATAATGGCCCAGGGTTTCAAGGGGTAGAAAATCGAAAAAATCAAACATTTGGTATGCGTCTGATTCAGATACAAGTACAGCAATTGAAGGGTACCTATCGTTTTAAAAAAGAGCAGGGAAGTATTTTTGAAATGGAATGTAAAGTCTAA
- a CDS encoding M48 family metallopeptidase: MKRITTLIMFSTIALSENVVYSQVQDIGIDFKKKGFLRGINKSNRDALIDFVGEKEITTERIKLSDNIPLANLNAGASVEVEGEYFRKANLNIAKKMVLGKDYTQRVRIKNGRLDFIVSDYAIIDGHKVKLEKGTIVKGKNGYKKEFDALNKLLLGDIVNLSGKWQPDGFIYADSFTVEPDIETQDDQEVKTYMAGVHSVLYPIWSNKAKRKPYLGAKFDGYQICEIDALQEFVGRVGLRLIPDYIKSKINFVFIVINDDNFNACVFPNGLSFVNTGLLRRINNEAQLAAVLGHEIAHALYEHGAKRNKDIARALKKKEDLYRANKIFDLVGKISPGIPGITDQRGRTTTGNVNSNVLLSDLPTSIIRKEISDFSVEEELQADRVGLYLLARAGYDPREASIVWKNVFNEYGNGKIEKNSYFDSILNDVSNNRRVTTENIGTEIINSVARTKTKNNMLEAEKTHPYHVSRYADLLEMTYLFWSSDDLLKNSTRGVILRQ, encoded by the coding sequence ATGAAACGTATTACAACTCTAATCATGTTTTCGACAATCGCGTTGTCTGAAAACGTTGTCTATTCACAAGTACAAGACATTGGGATTGATTTTAAGAAGAAAGGCTTTCTTCGAGGAATCAACAAGTCTAATCGAGATGCCTTAATTGACTTTGTGGGCGAAAAAGAAATAACGACAGAGAGAATAAAATTGTCTGACAATATTCCTTTGGCAAATTTAAATGCCGGGGCTTCGGTTGAAGTTGAAGGAGAGTACTTTCGTAAAGCAAATTTGAATATTGCAAAAAAAATGGTATTAGGTAAAGATTATACTCAAAGAGTAAGAATTAAAAATGGTCGATTAGATTTTATTGTATCAGATTATGCGATTATAGATGGACATAAAGTTAAACTTGAGAAAGGGACAATCGTTAAAGGTAAAAATGGCTATAAGAAAGAGTTTGACGCTCTCAATAAACTACTTTTAGGGGACATTGTAAATTTAAGTGGAAAATGGCAACCAGATGGTTTTATTTATGCAGACTCATTCACTGTAGAACCGGATATTGAAACTCAAGACGACCAAGAGGTAAAAACATATATGGCTGGTGTTCACAGTGTCCTATATCCAATTTGGTCAAACAAAGCTAAACGCAAACCATATTTAGGTGCTAAATTTGACGGCTACCAAATCTGCGAGATAGATGCTTTACAAGAATTTGTAGGCCGAGTTGGATTACGGCTTATTCCAGATTACATAAAGTCTAAGATAAACTTTGTTTTTATAGTTATAAATGATGATAATTTTAATGCATGCGTTTTTCCTAATGGTCTTTCCTTTGTAAATACTGGTTTACTAAGACGTATTAATAATGAAGCTCAACTTGCTGCTGTACTTGGGCATGAAATAGCTCATGCACTTTATGAACACGGTGCGAAAAGAAATAAAGATATTGCAAGAGCTTTGAAGAAGAAAGAAGATTTATATCGTGCAAATAAAATCTTTGATTTAGTAGGAAAGATCAGCCCCGGTATTCCGGGTATAACTGACCAACGGGGAAGAACCACTACGGGAAATGTAAATTCTAATGTTCTACTTAGTGATTTGCCAACTTCCATAATTCGGAAAGAAATATCGGATTTTAGTGTTGAAGAAGAATTGCAAGCAGATAGAGTTGGTTTATATTTACTTGCTCGTGCTGGTTACGACCCGAGAGAAGCAAGTATTGTATGGAAAAATGTATTTAACGAATATGGTAACGGTAAGATAGAGAAAAACTCTTATTTCGATAGTATTCTCAATGATGTATCTAATAACCGTAGAGTGACAACGGAGAATATTGGAACTGAAATCATAAACAGTGTGGCTCGTACTAAAACAAAAAATAATATGCTCGAAGCCGAAAAAACACACCCATACCATGTATCAAGGTACGCGGACTTATTGGAAATGACTTACTTATTTTGGTCTTCGGACGATTTGTTGAAAAATAGTACGAGAGGAGTTATTCTTAGACAATAA
- a CDS encoding serine hydrolase — MTFRSLFLLLLVVTNVLFAQKKTSKVPAPTPFESFDGFVNRMLTEWRVPGASVAIVKDGKLLYAKGYGLKDIKNNLPVTENTLFPIASCSKSFTSAALAILADEGKLDWNKPIKEYLPDFQLADEYATRTITARELVSHRTGLPRHDWTWLYANLDRQALYQRLKFLPLSKPVFAQYQYNNLMYMTAGILVERLSGKSWEDFVREKILTPLAMNQTVLTYPELFTSKDYSLSYRDNNGQWVEQGFGSNIDAIGPAGSIKSSATEMANWLLMQLNKGGFGQKQIVSAANLKENHTPQTIVPPAEVTFSELGYASYGMGWSINTYRGHLRLAHNGSIEGYRSQMTFFPNNNLGVVVLTNTGFADYYFVNAISNYVSDQWLGLSIIDWSPRLKTAQAEAKAKTDKAKADNAAKRKTDTRPSHPAEAYSGVYTHPAYGSITLEARGESDYVGAFHGLSFRLQHYHYDVFEGTGTFDQSKFEFKIDSQGAIDRVVVGIANAGDIEFKKVSPLAK, encoded by the coding sequence ATGACATTCCGCTCCCTGTTTTTGCTCTTGTTGGTTGTTACCAACGTTCTTTTTGCCCAAAAGAAAACGTCAAAAGTACCCGCGCCTACTCCGTTTGAAAGTTTCGACGGTTTTGTGAATCGGATGCTGACCGAATGGAGAGTACCAGGAGCCTCAGTGGCGATTGTGAAAGATGGTAAATTGCTGTATGCCAAAGGATACGGCCTCAAAGACATTAAAAACAACTTACCAGTTACTGAAAACACGCTCTTTCCCATTGCCTCGTGCAGCAAATCGTTCACTTCGGCGGCATTGGCGATTCTGGCCGATGAGGGAAAATTGGACTGGAACAAACCCATCAAAGAGTATTTACCCGATTTCCAACTGGCCGACGAATACGCCACCCGAACCATCACTGCCCGCGAATTGGTATCACATCGTACGGGATTGCCTCGCCACGATTGGACATGGTTGTACGCCAACCTCGACCGACAAGCGCTCTACCAACGTCTCAAGTTTTTACCTCTATCGAAACCCGTTTTTGCCCAATACCAATACAACAACCTCATGTACATGACGGCGGGTATTTTGGTGGAACGCCTTTCGGGGAAAAGCTGGGAAGATTTTGTCCGCGAAAAAATCCTGACGCCATTAGCAATGAATCAAACAGTATTGACCTACCCTGAGCTTTTTACAAGCAAAGACTATTCATTGTCGTACCGCGATAACAATGGGCAATGGGTTGAACAAGGTTTTGGCAGTAATATTGATGCGATTGGACCAGCGGGTTCTATCAAGTCGAGTGCTACAGAGATGGCTAACTGGCTTTTAATGCAATTAAACAAAGGGGGTTTTGGGCAAAAACAAATCGTATCCGCCGCCAATCTCAAAGAAAATCATACCCCCCAAACCATCGTTCCACCCGCCGAAGTTACGTTTAGCGAACTTGGATACGCAAGCTACGGCATGGGCTGGAGTATCAACACCTATCGCGGTCATTTGCGATTGGCTCACAACGGCTCCATCGAAGGGTATCGTTCACAAATGACCTTTTTTCCCAATAACAACCTCGGCGTGGTGGTCTTGACCAACACAGGATTTGCGGATTATTATTTTGTCAATGCCATTAGTAACTACGTTTCTGACCAATGGTTAGGGCTTTCGATTATCGACTGGTCGCCGCGTTTAAAAACAGCCCAAGCCGAAGCCAAGGCAAAAACCGATAAAGCCAAAGCCGACAACGCCGCTAAACGCAAAACCGACACCCGTCCTTCTCACCCTGCGGAAGCATACAGTGGCGTTTATACGCATCCTGCCTACGGTAGCATCACCCTCGAAGCCCGCGGAGAAAGCGACTACGTAGGGGCATTTCATGGATTATCGTTTCGTTTGCAACATTACCATTATGATGTTTTTGAAGGAACGGGCACGTTTGACCAAAGTAAGTTTGAGTTTAAAATCGACTCACAAGGTGCCATCGACCGCGTGGTTGTTGGGATAGCCAACGCGGGTGATATTGAGTTCAAAAAAGTATCTCCCCTCGCTAAGTAG
- a CDS encoding TolC family protein, with amino-acid sequence MKKWLLAFALGFSAYTQAQQKYTLQQCVGIALENNLQLKQQGLQVQSGQNTLDQSKWQKFPTLNLSANQGLQSGRNIDPFTNQFVEQTVNFSSFQLNTGVNLFNGYQLKNTIKQNQQNLQALQKDVESNRNALILNVATSYLNVLNNQEQLEFARRQAETTRLQLERTEKLVKAGSLPEINLYDIRSQLANDELSIVNAQNSIEIAKLTLKQYLNLPASDNFDLIPINLPLPSTSAPYDATLEQVYNAAIKYLPDMEAATLRIESAKTGIEIARGAKLPSLSLGGGLSSSFSSAAPKQRFVGDGGASRVVDVPSTTKYVSYGGFTVPLIEKTTIPSGSIQNFGYLDQLNFNRNASLSLLLRVPIFNAYQVRYRIANAQIQQKNAEYQSEIVRNQVRQTIEQAYYTMLNAAKRYDATAKQIESLELSFKAAEARLNAGAINAVEYNISKNNLDRSRASLIQAKYEYIFRTKILDFYQNKPLSLE; translated from the coding sequence ATGAAAAAATGGTTACTCGCCTTTGCGCTGGGTTTTAGTGCATACACCCAGGCTCAACAAAAATATACCCTCCAACAGTGCGTTGGTATAGCGTTGGAAAACAACTTGCAACTGAAACAACAGGGACTTCAGGTGCAATCTGGCCAAAATACCCTCGACCAATCGAAGTGGCAGAAATTTCCTACCCTCAATTTAAGCGCCAACCAAGGTTTGCAATCGGGACGTAACATCGACCCTTTTACCAACCAATTTGTGGAGCAAACGGTCAACTTTTCAAGTTTTCAGTTAAATACTGGCGTCAATTTGTTTAACGGGTACCAACTTAAAAATACCATTAAGCAAAACCAACAGAACCTCCAGGCGCTGCAAAAAGACGTTGAAAGTAACCGCAACGCGCTTATTTTGAACGTGGCTACGTCGTATCTCAACGTTCTCAATAACCAAGAGCAGTTGGAGTTTGCCCGCCGCCAAGCCGAAACAACGCGGCTTCAGTTGGAGCGCACTGAGAAATTGGTAAAAGCAGGGTCATTACCCGAAATCAACCTTTACGATATTCGTTCGCAATTGGCCAATGATGAGTTGTCGATTGTCAATGCCCAAAACAGCATCGAAATTGCGAAATTGACCCTCAAGCAGTACCTCAATTTGCCTGCCAGCGACAATTTTGACCTTATCCCCATTAATTTACCCCTTCCCTCAACGTCAGCACCTTATGATGCGACGTTGGAGCAAGTCTATAACGCCGCCATCAAATACCTACCCGATATGGAAGCAGCCACGCTTCGGATTGAAAGTGCCAAAACAGGCATTGAGATTGCACGCGGTGCCAAACTGCCCTCGTTGTCGCTCGGTGGAGGTTTAAGTTCGTCTTTTTCAAGTGCCGCCCCTAAACAGCGTTTTGTAGGCGACGGTGGCGCTTCTAGGGTCGTGGACGTTCCTTCGACAACCAAGTACGTTTCTTATGGTGGCTTCACTGTTCCTTTGATTGAAAAAACAACGATTCCTAGCGGATCAATCCAAAACTTTGGATACCTCGACCAGTTGAATTTCAACCGCAATGCTTCGTTGTCGTTGTTGCTTCGTGTACCGATTTTTAACGCTTATCAAGTAAGATACCGCATTGCAAATGCTCAAATTCAGCAGAAAAATGCCGAATATCAATCTGAAATCGTTCGTAACCAAGTACGCCAAACAATAGAACAGGCATACTATACCATGCTCAACGCTGCCAAACGTTACGATGCTACGGCTAAGCAAATCGAATCGCTGGAGTTATCGTTCAAAGCTGCCGAGGCCCGCCTCAATGCGGGAGCCATCAACGCTGTTGAATACAACATTTCAAAAAATAACCTCGACCGCTCACGAGCAAGCCTTATTCAGGCCAAATACGAGTACATTTTCCGTACAAAGATTTTGGATTTCTACCAAAACAAGCCATTGTCGCTTGAGTAG
- a CDS encoding efflux RND transporter periplasmic adaptor subunit: MAQKSSSKIWWILGGVVVALGAGLFIAKQAGWIGKVKPTEVEFTKVKRSDIIERVSASGKVQPEIEVKISPDVPGEIIGLYVEEGDSVVKGQLLAKIRPDNYEALLARSQASVNSSKAEVERSKASLAQSNAQLIRAKTEYERNQKLLADKVVAEADFQRSEADYRVAQQNVEAAKAAVEASKFNVQSAEAALRDAAENLRKTTIYAPQSGTISKLNVELGDRVVGTSQMAGTEMMRIANLNNMEVRVDVNENDIVRVNLGDTVEIEVDSYADRKFKGMVTEIANTANGVGTATAASNSADAVTEFEVKIKILNSSYRDLMAKRAKKSYPFKPGMTAAVEIITERKLGVLSVPISAVTTRGKDDENGEKKEDEEAAATSNSTESKTKKEEKLKELVFINDKGKAATREVVTGISDFENIEVISGLKEGEEIISGPFIEVSKRLKVGTLVGKKVEKKKDAKDTKQE; this comes from the coding sequence ATGGCACAAAAATCTTCTTCAAAAATATGGTGGATACTCGGAGGCGTTGTAGTTGCCCTCGGTGCAGGACTGTTTATTGCCAAACAAGCTGGATGGATTGGCAAAGTGAAACCCACCGAAGTAGAATTTACCAAAGTAAAACGCTCTGACATCATTGAGCGCGTAAGTGCGTCGGGGAAAGTTCAGCCAGAAATAGAAGTAAAAATCAGCCCTGACGTTCCTGGAGAAATCATTGGCTTGTACGTAGAAGAAGGCGATTCAGTAGTAAAAGGCCAATTGTTAGCCAAAATTCGCCCCGACAACTACGAAGCGCTTTTGGCACGTTCGCAGGCGTCGGTCAACTCAAGTAAGGCCGAAGTAGAACGTTCAAAAGCATCGCTTGCTCAGTCGAATGCGCAGCTGATTCGTGCTAAAACAGAATATGAACGTAATCAGAAACTACTAGCTGACAAAGTGGTAGCAGAAGCTGATTTTCAGCGCAGTGAGGCCGACTATCGCGTGGCACAACAGAACGTAGAAGCGGCTAAAGCTGCCGTTGAAGCGTCAAAATTTAACGTACAAAGTGCCGAAGCAGCGCTCCGTGATGCGGCAGAAAACTTGCGCAAAACCACCATTTATGCGCCACAGAGCGGTACTATTTCAAAACTAAACGTAGAACTAGGCGACCGTGTCGTAGGAACTTCCCAAATGGCAGGGACTGAAATGATGCGTATTGCCAACCTCAACAACATGGAAGTTCGCGTGGACGTAAACGAAAACGACATCGTGCGGGTCAATTTGGGCGATACCGTCGAGATTGAAGTTGACTCCTACGCTGACCGTAAGTTTAAGGGGATGGTCACTGAAATTGCCAACACAGCCAACGGCGTTGGAACGGCAACAGCCGCTTCTAACTCTGCGGATGCCGTAACAGAGTTTGAAGTAAAAATCAAGATTCTGAACTCATCGTATCGTGATTTGATGGCCAAGCGTGCTAAAAAATCATACCCTTTCAAACCAGGAATGACTGCCGCCGTTGAAATCATTACTGAACGTAAGTTGGGCGTTTTATCAGTACCAATTTCAGCCGTCACAACCCGTGGGAAAGATGATGAAAATGGAGAGAAGAAAGAAGACGAGGAAGCTGCTGCTACTTCCAACAGCACCGAATCAAAAACAAAGAAAGAAGAGAAACTGAAAGAGCTAGTTTTCATCAACGACAAAGGCAAAGCGGCTACGCGTGAGGTAGTAACTGGCATCAGCGATTTTGAAAACATTGAAGTTATCTCAGGGCTTAAAGAAGGCGAAGAAATCATTTCTGGGCCGTTTATCGAAGTCTCAAAGCGCCTTAAAGTAGGTACGTTGGTAGGCAAAAAGGTTGAAAAGAAAAAAGACGCAAAAGACACGAAGCAAGAGTAA